From Sphingopyxis sp. MWB1, a single genomic window includes:
- a CDS encoding calcium:proton antiporter: MTDILPIAAVVVAILCLSVALPPLFVALILGAAVMMAVHHAEVVAHRVGEPFGTLILALAVTVIEVGLILTLMQAEPEKTEALARDTVFAAVMVIINLLMGLCLLVGSLRHHEQRFQRTGIGAALATLTVLTVVSLVLPNFTSSAPGPRYTNDQLAFVAAASLILYATFALVQTVRHRYYFLPDAEDIAAGDDHADPPSNRRTLASGALLLASLIAVVLLAKYLSPVIGEMLASAGAPAAVLGVIIAALVLAPEGVAAARAARADRLQTSLNLALGSALATIGLTIPAVAILSIVADMPIVLGLDAKSSVLLFLSLIVASQTLANGRTTVLQGTIHLILFAIYLFTTFEP, translated from the coding sequence ATGACCGATATTTTGCCCATCGCGGCTGTTGTGGTCGCGATTTTGTGCCTGTCGGTGGCGTTACCGCCGCTTTTCGTTGCCCTGATCCTCGGCGCGGCGGTGATGATGGCGGTGCATCATGCCGAAGTGGTCGCGCACCGGGTCGGCGAGCCCTTTGGCACACTGATCCTCGCGCTCGCGGTCACGGTGATCGAGGTGGGGCTGATCCTGACGCTGATGCAGGCCGAGCCCGAAAAGACCGAAGCGCTGGCGCGCGACACGGTTTTTGCCGCCGTGATGGTGATCATCAATCTGTTAATGGGGCTGTGCCTGCTCGTCGGCAGTTTGCGCCACCATGAGCAGCGGTTCCAGCGTACCGGCATCGGCGCGGCGCTCGCAACACTGACCGTGCTAACGGTGGTTTCGCTGGTGCTGCCCAATTTCACGTCGAGCGCGCCGGGGCCGCGCTATACCAATGACCAGCTTGCCTTTGTCGCGGCGGCGTCGCTGATCCTTTATGCGACCTTTGCGCTCGTCCAGACGGTGCGGCACCGCTATTATTTTCTGCCCGATGCCGAGGATATTGCCGCGGGCGACGATCATGCCGATCCGCCGAGCAACCGGCGGACGCTGGCGTCGGGGGCGCTGCTACTCGCGAGCCTGATCGCGGTGGTGCTGCTCGCCAAATATCTCTCGCCGGTGATTGGCGAGATGCTGGCGAGCGCAGGCGCGCCTGCCGCAGTGCTGGGGGTGATTATCGCTGCGCTGGTGCTTGCGCCCGAGGGCGTGGCGGCGGCGCGCGCGGCGCGGGCCGACCGGCTTCAGACCAGCCTCAACCTTGCGCTGGGATCGGCGCTGGCGACCATCGGGCTGACCATTCCCGCTGTCGCCATCCTGTCGATCGTTGCCGATATGCCGATTGTGCTGGGACTCGACGCCAAAAGCTCGGTGCTGCTTTTCCTGTCGCTGATCGTCGCGTCGCAAACACTGGCCAATGGGCGGACGACCGTGCTGCAAGGCACGATCCACCTCATTCTGTTCGCCATTTACCTGTTCACCACATTCGAGCCCTGA